One window from the genome of Mauremys mutica isolate MM-2020 ecotype Southern chromosome 4, ASM2049712v1, whole genome shotgun sequence encodes:
- the SCT gene encoding secretin translates to MASLLTGLWKLVISVVVLSQLSATLPALERARRHADGVFNSELSKMNENAYVQKLVKSLVGLNQRYQRHSDGMFTSELSKMRGNAQVQKLIKSLVGYKRSSVPESSGPEGQGEDSGFIDHAENDMGSKEKLTKLKAFLHHVQNLRGSDGVDGSEGLIHTDIPRTHETGSSYDDFCFMWLYQSFLNDSLSASDAREATQMTGQYICPASKPLIEEMKEEVPVLD, encoded by the exons ATGGCCTCCCTGCTGACTGGACTCTGGAAGCTAGTTATTTCTGTGGTTGTCCTGTCTCAGCTCTCAGCAACGCTTCCTGCTCTGGAGAG GGCTCGGAGACATGCCGACGGGGTATTTAACAGTGAACTCAGCAAGATGAATGAAAATGCCTATGTGCAGAAGTTAGTCAAATCTCTCGTGGGCCTCAATCAAAG gtaccagaggcactctgatgGCATGTTCACCAGCGAACTCAGCAAGATGAGAGGAAACGCTCAGGTTCAGAAACTAATCAAGTCTCTGGTGGGCTACAAGCGCAG TAGTGTCCCTGAATCATCTGGaccagaggggcagggggaagactCTGGCTTTATTGATCATGCTGAAAATGACATGGGCTCCAAAGAGAAGCTCACTAAACTAAAGGCTTTCCTGCACCACGTACAGAATCTCAGAGGAAG TGATGGGGTGGACGGCTCTGAAGGATTAATCCACACAGATATACCCAGGACACATGAGACCGGCAGCTCTTACGATGACTTTTGCTTCATGTGGTTATACCAGAGCTTTCTGAATGATAG CCTGTCCGCGAGTGATGCAAGAGAAGCCACTCAGATGACCGGCCAATACATTTGCCCAGCCTCCAAACCACTGATTGAAGAGATGAAGGAAGAAGTGCCTGTTCTGGACTAG